Proteins encoded by one window of Luteimonas yindakuii:
- a CDS encoding leucyl aminopeptidase gives MTLEFTLNQQAPTTVDTGCVVVGVFTGKQLSPAAQAIDAASGGRLTRLVERGDIAGKPGQTALLHDLDGVAAPRVLVVGLGEADKFATPQYLKAVADAVRALRTGPVDSALLTLTELDVPGHDAAWRVRQAVVAAGHAAYRYTATLGAKNRKREETGLKALAIAGDDTTALAQGRAIANGVEFARELGNLPPNICTPAYLAEQAQAFAKRFDKAACTVLEREEMEELGMGSLLAVARGSANTPRLIVLEWNNGGDAKPYVLVGKGITFDTGGVNLKTQGGIEEMKFDMCGAATVLGTFVSAVGLELPINLRVVVPAVENAIDGNSYRPSDIITSMSGKTIEVGNTDAEGRLILCDALTYAQRFEPQALVDVATLTGACMIALGTQASGLMSKHDDLANELLAAGEQVFDRAWRLPLWDEYQGMLDSAFADVYNIGGRWGGAITAGCFLSRFTEGQRWAHIDIAGSASDSGKMGMATGRPVGLLSQWLMDQAA, from the coding sequence ATGACCCTCGAATTCACCCTGAACCAGCAAGCGCCCACGACCGTCGACACCGGCTGTGTCGTGGTCGGCGTGTTCACCGGCAAACAGCTGTCACCGGCGGCGCAGGCGATCGACGCCGCCTCCGGCGGACGCCTCACCCGACTGGTCGAGCGCGGCGACATTGCCGGCAAGCCCGGCCAGACCGCGCTGCTGCACGACCTCGATGGCGTCGCCGCCCCGCGCGTGCTGGTGGTGGGCCTGGGCGAAGCGGACAAGTTCGCTACGCCGCAATACCTCAAGGCCGTCGCCGATGCGGTGCGCGCGCTGCGCACCGGTCCCGTCGACAGTGCGCTGCTGACGCTCACCGAGCTCGACGTGCCCGGCCACGACGCCGCGTGGCGCGTGCGCCAGGCCGTGGTGGCCGCCGGCCACGCCGCCTACCGCTACACCGCGACGCTCGGCGCCAAGAACCGCAAGCGCGAGGAGACCGGGTTGAAGGCGCTGGCGATTGCCGGCGACGACACCACTGCACTCGCGCAGGGGCGCGCCATCGCCAATGGCGTCGAGTTCGCCCGTGAGCTCGGCAACCTGCCGCCCAACATCTGCACCCCGGCCTACCTGGCCGAGCAGGCGCAGGCGTTTGCCAAGCGCTTCGACAAGGCCGCATGCACCGTGCTCGAGCGCGAGGAGATGGAGGAGCTCGGCATGGGTTCGCTGCTGGCGGTCGCCCGCGGCTCCGCCAACACGCCGCGGCTGATCGTGCTGGAGTGGAACAACGGCGGCGATGCCAAGCCCTACGTGCTGGTCGGCAAGGGCATCACCTTCGATACCGGCGGCGTGAACCTGAAGACCCAGGGCGGCATCGAGGAAATGAAGTTCGACATGTGCGGCGCGGCGACCGTGCTGGGCACGTTCGTGTCGGCGGTCGGGCTGGAACTGCCGATCAACCTGCGCGTGGTGGTGCCGGCGGTGGAGAACGCCATCGACGGCAACAGCTACCGCCCCTCCGACATCATCACCAGCATGTCCGGCAAGACCATCGAGGTCGGCAACACCGACGCCGAGGGCCGCCTGATCCTGTGCGATGCGCTGACCTACGCGCAGCGCTTCGAGCCGCAGGCACTCGTCGACGTGGCCACGCTCACCGGTGCCTGCATGATCGCGCTGGGCACCCAGGCCAGCGGCCTGATGAGCAAGCACGACGACCTCGCCAACGAGCTGCTGGCCGCCGGCGAGCAGGTCTTCGACCGCGCCTGGCGCCTGCCACTGTGGGACGAATACCAGGGCATGCTCGATTCCGCGTTCGCCGACGTCTACAACATCGGCGGCCGCTGGGGCGGGGCGATCACCGCCGGCTGCTTCCTGTCGCGCTTCACCGAGGGCCAGCGCTGGGCGCATATCGACATCGCCGGCAGCGCCAGCGATAGCGGCAAGATGGGCATGGCCACCGGCCGCCCGGTCGGCCTGCTGTCGCAGTGGCTGATGGACCAGGCCGCCTGA
- the xerD gene encoding site-specific tyrosine recombinase XerD has product MRAMSTPADRRLASMSLPPLADGDALAIDRCLDAVWAERGLARRTLDSYRSDLVLLARWLDGRGSGVAHAGRADLLDYLAWRARHGFTARSNARLLSALRMFFTGLVARGARSDDPTALLDAPRQGRLLPKALTEGQIEALLAAPDTGHVEGLRDRAMLELMYACGLRVSELVGLAANGVNLRQGVVRVTGKGSRDRLVPLGEEAQHWLEQYLAQSRAQLAARGDAAASPARSAPPATGLLFLGRGGQPLSRQRFWSMVKGYAAAAGIDPARVSPHALRHSFATHLLNHGADLRALQMLLGHSSLSTTQIYTLVAREQLKRLHARHHPRA; this is encoded by the coding sequence CTGCGCGCCATGTCCACGCCCGCCGACCGTCGTCTCGCGTCCATGTCGTTGCCGCCGCTGGCCGATGGCGACGCGTTGGCCATCGACCGCTGCCTCGACGCCGTGTGGGCCGAACGCGGGCTGGCGCGGCGCACGCTCGACAGCTACCGCAGCGACCTGGTGCTGCTGGCGCGCTGGCTGGATGGCCGCGGCAGCGGCGTCGCCCATGCGGGGCGCGCGGACCTGCTCGACTACCTCGCGTGGCGTGCACGCCACGGCTTCACCGCGCGCAGCAATGCGCGGCTGCTGTCGGCGCTGCGGATGTTCTTCACCGGCCTGGTGGCGCGCGGTGCGCGCAGTGACGACCCGACCGCGCTGCTCGACGCACCCCGGCAGGGCCGGCTGCTGCCGAAGGCGCTGACCGAGGGCCAGATCGAAGCCCTGCTGGCGGCGCCGGATACCGGTCACGTGGAAGGCCTGCGCGACCGCGCGATGCTCGAACTGATGTACGCCTGCGGCCTGCGGGTGAGCGAGCTGGTCGGGCTGGCGGCCAATGGGGTCAATCTCCGCCAGGGCGTGGTGCGGGTGACCGGCAAGGGCAGCCGTGACCGCCTGGTGCCGCTGGGCGAGGAGGCACAGCACTGGCTGGAGCAGTACCTGGCGCAGTCGCGTGCGCAGCTGGCCGCGCGCGGCGATGCCGCGGCCTCGCCCGCCCGCTCCGCGCCGCCCGCCACCGGCCTGCTGTTCCTCGGCCGGGGCGGACAGCCGCTGTCACGGCAGCGGTTCTGGTCGATGGTCAAGGGCTATGCCGCGGCGGCCGGCATCGATCCCGCCCGGGTCAGCCCGCATGCGCTGCGCCACAGTTTCGCCACCCACCTGCTCAACCACGGCGCCGACCTGCGCGCATTGCAGATGCTGCTCGGGCACAGCTCGCTGTCGACCACCCAGATCTACACGCTGGTCGCGCGCGAACAGCTCAAGCGGCTGCACGCCCGCCACCATCCGCGCGCCTGA
- the lptG gene encoding LPS export ABC transporter permease LptG, which yields MTILPRLHTLYVARVVLVTVLLTWAVLVGVDLVVSGLLAEIDNIGEGQYNAVSALTYVLYTVPRRAYMMFPTAAVIGTLMGLGQLAASSELTALRALGLSRRRISLAAAAPLAVLTVLMILNGETLGPWAQRAGDAMKSAARSNDMVVARYSGLWAREGNTFLNAQVGQQRNEGGRQWLELGDVRLFEFDGDGRLVSVARAAVAEHTGDGWLLRDVDRTWFEERAVTRTEAMEETWASQLDAASLATAGNLWRPRYQTAADLKRGIDYRHRNALDASEYEEHYWGRWFYPFNVLALCLAAIPFAFGSLRSGGLGRRLFIGVVFALGFWLLQNQFVRMAGVYGFDFRIAYMIPPVAMLTISFLLFRRRSG from the coding sequence ATGACCATCCTGCCGCGCCTGCACACGCTCTATGTCGCCCGCGTAGTGCTGGTGACCGTGCTGCTCACCTGGGCCGTGCTGGTCGGTGTGGACCTTGTCGTCAGCGGCCTGCTGGCCGAGATCGACAACATCGGCGAGGGCCAGTACAACGCGGTGTCGGCGCTGACCTACGTGCTGTACACGGTGCCGCGGCGCGCCTACATGATGTTCCCGACCGCCGCGGTCATCGGCACCCTGATGGGCCTGGGCCAGCTGGCGGCGAGTTCGGAGCTGACCGCGCTGCGCGCGCTCGGCCTGTCGCGGCGGCGCATCAGCCTGGCGGCGGCGGCACCACTGGCCGTGCTGACCGTGCTGATGATCCTCAACGGCGAGACGCTCGGGCCGTGGGCGCAGCGCGCCGGCGACGCGATGAAATCCGCCGCACGCTCCAACGACATGGTCGTCGCCCGCTACTCGGGCCTGTGGGCGCGCGAGGGCAACACCTTCCTCAACGCCCAGGTCGGCCAGCAGCGCAACGAGGGCGGCCGCCAGTGGCTGGAGCTCGGCGACGTGCGCCTGTTCGAGTTCGACGGTGACGGCCGCCTGGTGTCGGTGGCGCGTGCCGCGGTGGCCGAGCACACCGGCGATGGCTGGCTGCTGCGCGACGTGGACCGCACCTGGTTCGAGGAACGCGCGGTCACGCGCACCGAAGCCATGGAGGAGACCTGGGCCTCGCAGCTGGACGCCGCGTCGCTGGCCACCGCCGGCAACCTGTGGCGGCCGCGCTACCAGACCGCGGCGGACCTCAAACGCGGCATCGACTACCGCCACCGCAACGCGCTCGACGCCTCGGAGTACGAGGAGCACTACTGGGGTCGCTGGTTCTATCCGTTCAACGTGCTGGCGCTGTGCCTGGCCGCGATCCCGTTCGCGTTCGGCAGCCTGCGCAGCGGCGGGCTGGGGCGCAGGCTGTTCATCGGCGTGGTGTTCGCGCTCGGCTTCTGGCTCCTGCAGAACCAGTTCGTGCGCATGGCCGGCGTGTACGGGTTCGACTTCCGCATCGCCTACATGATCCCGCCGGTGGCGATGCTGACGATCTCGTTCCTGCTGTTCCGCCGACGCAGCGGTTGA
- the rimI gene encoding ribosomal protein S18-alanine N-acetyltransferase: MREDDLDAVMAVERRAYPFPWTPGIFRDCIRAGYPAWLLYEGAEVIGYAVLSIAADEAHLLNLCVDPAAQGRGHGRRLLKTVLRLAQGHGAQRVFLEVRPSNPVAVALYHDHGFNEIGRRPRYYPSADGREDAIVMAMELLADE; encoded by the coding sequence ATGCGCGAGGACGATCTCGACGCGGTGATGGCGGTGGAACGCCGCGCGTATCCGTTTCCGTGGACGCCGGGCATCTTCCGCGACTGCATCCGCGCGGGCTATCCGGCGTGGCTGCTCTACGAGGGTGCCGAGGTGATCGGGTATGCGGTGCTGAGCATCGCCGCCGACGAGGCGCACCTGCTCAATCTCTGCGTCGATCCTGCCGCACAGGGGCGCGGACACGGGCGCCGCCTGCTGAAGACCGTGCTGCGCCTGGCGCAGGGCCATGGCGCCCAACGGGTGTTCCTCGAGGTGCGCCCGTCCAATCCGGTGGCGGTCGCGCTCTACCACGACCACGGCTTCAACGAGATCGGCCGGCGTCCGCGCTATTACCCGAGTGCCGACGGCCGCGAGGACGCGATCGTGATGGCGATGGAACTGCTGGCGGACGAGTAG
- the pssA gene encoding CDP-diacylglycerol--serine O-phosphatidyltransferase: MDHDRDLAAPPPSRGRGIYLLPNLFTTGGLFAGFFAIIAASQGRFGAACVAIFVAGILDGIDGRVARLTNTQSEFGVQYDSLADLVSFGMAPALVMYHWALIDMRLDGPTLGKIGWLAAFLYAACAALRLARFNSQVGTVDKRWFVGLASPAAAGVMASFVWTCHELGLRGIDLRYAALAVTVVAGLAMVSRIRYSSFKGGGSGPKADRVPFVALPIAVAILIALWIDPPKTLLAASTLYLLSGPALWLWRRRRSVPAAT, translated from the coding sequence ATGGATCACGATCGGGACCTCGCAGCCCCGCCGCCATCGCGCGGCCGCGGCATCTACCTGCTGCCCAACCTGTTCACCACGGGCGGGCTGTTCGCTGGCTTCTTCGCCATCATCGCCGCGTCGCAGGGGCGCTTCGGCGCCGCCTGCGTGGCGATCTTCGTCGCCGGCATCCTCGACGGCATCGATGGCCGGGTCGCGCGGCTCACCAATACCCAGAGCGAATTCGGCGTGCAGTACGACTCGCTCGCCGACCTGGTGAGTTTCGGCATGGCGCCGGCGCTGGTGATGTACCACTGGGCGCTGATCGACATGCGCCTGGACGGGCCGACGCTGGGCAAGATCGGCTGGCTCGCCGCGTTCCTCTATGCCGCCTGTGCGGCCCTGCGGCTGGCGCGTTTCAACAGCCAGGTCGGCACGGTCGACAAGCGCTGGTTCGTCGGACTGGCGAGCCCGGCCGCGGCCGGGGTGATGGCGAGTTTCGTCTGGACCTGCCACGAGCTCGGCCTGCGCGGCATCGACCTGCGCTACGCCGCGCTGGCGGTGACCGTGGTTGCCGGCCTGGCGATGGTCAGCCGCATCCGCTATTCGAGCTTCAAGGGCGGTGGTAGCGGCCCGAAGGCCGATCGCGTGCCCTTCGTGGCGCTGCCGATCGCGGTGGCGATCCTGATCGCGCTGTGGATCGACCCGCCGAAGACCCTGCTGGCGGCGAGCACGCTCTACCTGCTGTCGGGGCCGGCCCTCTGGCTGTGGCGCCGGCGACGCAGCGTGCCTGCCGCGACATGA
- a CDS encoding DUF4124 domain-containing protein has product MRHPLTGLALGLVAALLAGAAGAQDIYQWKDSRGVTHYSEAPPGGGEKYTHRRVTPSGATQAQPASTATAAAAPVAANAAAGNDPRAEQCRTARANIEALNGTGPVQQDDGSGTPRTLNDAERAAQLEFAQAAARAYCS; this is encoded by the coding sequence ATGCGCCATCCGCTCACCGGCCTCGCCCTCGGGCTTGTCGCCGCGCTGCTGGCCGGCGCCGCCGGCGCACAGGACATCTACCAGTGGAAGGACTCGCGCGGCGTCACCCACTATTCCGAGGCACCGCCCGGCGGCGGCGAGAAGTACACCCATCGCCGGGTCACCCCGTCCGGGGCCACGCAGGCACAGCCCGCGTCCACGGCCACGGCGGCCGCGGCGCCAGTGGCCGCCAACGCCGCCGCCGGCAATGATCCGCGCGCCGAACAGTGCCGCACCGCGCGCGCCAACATCGAAGCGCTCAACGGCACGGGCCCGGTACAGCAGGACGATGGCAGCGGCACCCCGCGCACGCTCAACGATGCCGAGCGCGCCGCACAGCTGGAATTCGCCCAGGCCGCGGCCCGCGCCTACTGCAGCTAG
- a CDS encoding valine--tRNA ligase — protein MTDQLPSSYDPRAFESRLYAEWEASGVFAPQGDGPAYSILLPPPNVTGTLHMGHAFQHTLQDALIRYHRMRGYRTLWQVGSDHAGIATEMVVGRNLALAGEGETRDSLGRDRFIEKVWEWKAQSGDTIERQMRRLGASGDWSRKVFTMDEGPSAAVVEAFVRLHEDGLIYRGKRLVNWDPVLQTAVSDLEVVSEEEDGFLWSIRYPLADGASYEHVEVDADGNELLRETRDYLIVATTRPETMLGDTAVMVHREDPRYAALIGKTVQLPLAARGIPVIADDYVDRAFGTGVVKVTPAHDFNDYAVGQRHGLPMINLFTDTASVNDNAPEAYRGLDRYDARKAVLADLQAAGLLVETKPHKLQVPRGDRSGQVIEPYLTDQWFVAMEAMGRRGLELVEGINGQPGAVRFVPPNWINTYRHWLANIQDWTISRQLWWGHRIPAWYDDAGNVHVGRDEADARARSGLGADVVLRQDSDVLETWFSSALWPFSTMGWPDDAAMRERGFDGYLPSSVLVTGFDIIFFWVARMIMVTDRLTGQVPFRDVYITGLVRDKDGQKMSKSKGNILDPIDIIDGIALDELVAKRTGGLMQPQMAAKIEKATRREFPEGIAAHGADALRFTMAALAGPGRDIKFDLGRAEGYKNFCNKLWNATRFVLMNTEGARFDGVPQPRTDAERWILARLAHTSAQAAEHFAGYRFDLLAQTLYEFAWNEVCDWFLELAKPALNGDDADAARSTRHTLLYVLEALLRLLHPLTPFVSEELWRQVAPRLGIEAATVSLQPYPQAGDIDASAYAQAAGDIEWLKQMVSALRRVRSELGVPPARHVPLLVQGGGAQEAARLERFAASLAFLLRLERIERVEGDPPPSATAVVGELRLFVPLEGLVDLDAERVRLDKELKRVETEIAKCNGKLGSATFVANAPAAVVEQERQRLADWTAQRDGLAAQRARL, from the coding sequence ATGACCGACCAGCTCCCGTCCAGCTACGATCCCCGCGCCTTCGAGTCCCGCCTGTACGCGGAGTGGGAAGCCTCCGGCGTGTTCGCGCCGCAGGGCGATGGCCCGGCCTATTCGATCCTGCTGCCACCGCCCAACGTCACCGGCACCCTGCACATGGGCCACGCGTTCCAGCACACGCTGCAGGACGCGCTGATCCGCTACCACCGCATGCGCGGCTACCGCACGCTGTGGCAGGTCGGCAGCGACCACGCCGGCATCGCCACCGAAATGGTGGTCGGGCGCAACCTCGCGCTTGCCGGCGAAGGCGAAACGCGTGACTCGCTCGGCCGCGACCGCTTCATCGAAAAAGTCTGGGAGTGGAAGGCGCAGTCGGGCGACACCATCGAGCGGCAGATGCGCAGGCTGGGCGCGTCGGGCGACTGGTCGCGCAAGGTGTTCACGATGGACGAGGGCCCTTCCGCGGCGGTGGTCGAGGCCTTCGTGCGCCTGCACGAGGACGGGCTGATCTATCGCGGCAAGCGCCTGGTCAACTGGGACCCGGTACTGCAGACCGCGGTGTCCGACCTCGAGGTGGTGAGCGAGGAGGAGGACGGTTTCCTGTGGTCGATCCGCTACCCGCTGGCCGATGGTGCGAGCTACGAGCACGTGGAGGTCGACGCCGACGGCAACGAGCTGCTGCGTGAGACCCGCGACTACCTGATCGTCGCCACCACGCGTCCGGAAACCATGCTCGGCGACACCGCGGTCATGGTGCATCGGGAAGACCCACGCTATGCGGCGCTGATCGGCAAGACAGTGCAGCTGCCGCTGGCCGCGCGCGGGATCCCGGTGATCGCCGATGACTACGTCGACCGCGCGTTCGGCACCGGCGTGGTCAAGGTGACCCCGGCGCACGACTTCAACGACTACGCGGTGGGCCAGCGCCACGGCCTGCCGATGATCAACCTGTTCACCGACACCGCGAGCGTCAACGACAACGCGCCGGAGGCCTATCGCGGCCTCGACCGCTACGACGCGCGCAAGGCGGTGCTGGCCGACCTCCAGGCGGCCGGCCTGCTGGTGGAAACGAAGCCGCACAAGCTGCAGGTGCCGCGTGGCGATCGCAGCGGCCAGGTCATCGAGCCGTATCTGACCGACCAGTGGTTCGTGGCGATGGAGGCGATGGGCCGGCGCGGGCTGGAGCTGGTCGAAGGCATCAATGGACAGCCGGGTGCGGTGCGCTTCGTGCCGCCGAACTGGATTAACACCTACCGCCACTGGCTGGCCAACATCCAGGACTGGACCATCAGCCGCCAGCTCTGGTGGGGGCATCGCATCCCGGCCTGGTACGACGACGCCGGCAACGTGCATGTCGGCCGCGACGAAGCCGACGCACGTGCGCGCAGCGGGCTGGGCGCCGATGTCGTGTTGCGCCAGGACAGCGACGTGCTGGAAACCTGGTTCTCGTCGGCGCTGTGGCCGTTCAGCACCATGGGCTGGCCCGATGACGCCGCCATGCGCGAGCGCGGCTTCGACGGCTACCTGCCGTCGAGCGTGCTGGTCACCGGTTTCGACATCATCTTCTTCTGGGTGGCGCGGATGATCATGGTCACCGACCGCCTGACCGGGCAGGTGCCGTTCCGCGACGTCTACATCACCGGCCTCGTCCGCGACAAGGACGGCCAGAAGATGTCGAAGTCGAAGGGCAACATCCTCGATCCGATCGACATCATCGACGGCATCGCGCTCGACGAGCTCGTTGCCAAGCGCACCGGCGGGCTGATGCAGCCGCAGATGGCGGCGAAGATCGAGAAGGCCACGCGCCGCGAGTTCCCCGAGGGCATCGCCGCGCATGGCGCCGACGCACTGCGCTTCACCATGGCCGCGCTGGCCGGTCCGGGTCGCGACATCAAGTTCGACCTCGGCCGCGCCGAGGGCTACAAGAACTTCTGCAACAAGCTGTGGAACGCGACGCGCTTCGTGCTGATGAACACCGAAGGCGCGCGCTTCGACGGCGTGCCGCAGCCGCGCACCGATGCCGAGCGCTGGATCCTCGCGCGGCTGGCGCACACCAGCGCGCAGGCCGCCGAGCACTTCGCCGGCTACCGTTTCGACCTGCTGGCACAGACGCTGTACGAGTTCGCCTGGAACGAGGTCTGTGACTGGTTCCTCGAACTGGCCAAGCCGGCACTCAACGGCGACGACGCCGATGCCGCGCGCAGCACCCGTCATACGCTGCTGTACGTGCTCGAAGCGCTGTTGCGCCTGCTGCATCCGCTGACCCCGTTCGTCAGCGAGGAGCTGTGGCGGCAGGTGGCGCCGCGGCTGGGCATCGAAGCGGCGACGGTGTCGCTTCAGCCGTATCCGCAGGCCGGCGACATCGACGCATCGGCCTATGCGCAGGCCGCGGGCGACATCGAGTGGCTGAAGCAGATGGTGTCGGCGCTGCGCCGGGTACGCAGCGAGCTCGGCGTGCCACCGGCGCGTCACGTCCCGTTGCTGGTGCAGGGCGGTGGTGCGCAGGAAGCGGCCCGGCTCGAGCGCTTTGCCGCGTCGCTGGCGTTCCTGCTGCGGCTGGAACGCATCGAACGCGTGGAGGGCGATCCGCCGCCGTCCGCCACCGCGGTGGTGGGCGAGTTGCGCCTGTTCGTGCCGCTGGAAGGGCTGGTCGACCTCGACGCCGAACGCGTGCGCCTGGACAAGGAACTCAAGCGCGTCGAGACCGAGATCGCCAAGTGCAACGGCAAGCTCGGAAGCGCCACCTTCGTCGCCAATGCACCGGCCGCGGTGGTGGAACAGGAACGCCAGCGACTGGCCGACTGGACCGCGCAGCGCGACGGACTGGCCGCGCAGCGCGCACGCCTGTAA
- a CDS encoding RDD family protein: MSEHDAAAARMRPWIGWRLAALFYDLWPALAMWFALGFVFALGHTFLGHHDPRENIEPLGALQWLLWACCWIVTGLYAVTSWQRGGQTLGMRPWRLRLVANEDGAVTRRALWRRYAIGTLSLLAGGLGFWWAWFDRDGLTWHDRASGTRLLREPKR, encoded by the coding sequence ATGAGCGAACACGATGCCGCTGCCGCACGCATGCGCCCCTGGATCGGCTGGCGCCTGGCCGCACTGTTCTACGACCTGTGGCCGGCGCTGGCGATGTGGTTCGCACTGGGCTTCGTGTTCGCGCTCGGCCACACATTTCTCGGGCACCACGATCCACGCGAGAACATCGAGCCGCTGGGTGCGTTGCAGTGGCTGCTGTGGGCGTGCTGCTGGATCGTCACCGGCCTGTATGCGGTCACCAGCTGGCAGCGTGGCGGGCAGACGCTGGGCATGCGGCCGTGGCGGTTGCGGCTGGTCGCGAACGAGGATGGTGCGGTGACGCGACGCGCCTTATGGCGGCGCTACGCGATCGGCACGCTGTCGCTGCTGGCCGGCGGCCTCGGCTTCTGGTGGGCCTGGTTCGACCGTGACGGCCTGACCTGGCACGACCGCGCCAGCGGCACGCGGCTGCTGCGCGAACCGAAACGCTGA
- a CDS encoding proline--tRNA ligase has translation MRLSQFHLHTSKETPADAEIASHRLMLRAGLIRKLAAGLYTWSPLGLRVLRRVEAVVREEMERAGAVELLMPSVQPRELWEETGRWEKFGGQLLKIQDRKESWYCYGPTHEEVITDFARAELASYRQLPVTFFQIQTKFRDEIRPRFGVMRAREFLMKDAYSFDIDDAGMAAQYQRMYDAYVRIFTRLQLEFRAVEADTGAIGGSASHEFHVLADSGEDAIAFSTATDYAANVELAQAAEPAARAAPSEDMRRVETPTQKTCDDVAALLGIPLARTVRTVAVMGAEGFTVVLMRGDHALNEIKLAKLPGLGDYRMATEAEIADHLGSEPGFLGPVAPARAIRVVADREVAAMADFVVGANVPGFHLAGVNWGRDLPEPDSVADLRNVAEGDRATDGGEIRIARGIEVGHVFQLGRRYAEAMGFTVLDEQGKAVVPAMGCYGIGVSRIVAAAIEQNHDEAGIIWPEPMAPWQVAVCVINPKQNPDVDEAAEALHRELRSAGLDVVLDDRGLRPGPMFADIELIGIPHRVVVSERGLAAGTFEYRARRGGDSENLDRGTLMTRLGIAD, from the coding sequence ATGCGCCTGTCGCAGTTCCATCTCCATACCAGCAAGGAAACCCCCGCCGACGCGGAAATCGCCAGCCACCGGCTGATGTTGCGTGCCGGGCTGATCCGCAAGCTGGCCGCCGGCCTCTATACCTGGTCGCCACTGGGCCTGCGCGTGCTGCGCCGGGTGGAAGCGGTGGTCCGCGAGGAAATGGAACGCGCCGGTGCGGTGGAACTGCTTATGCCCTCGGTGCAGCCACGCGAACTGTGGGAGGAAACCGGGCGCTGGGAGAAATTCGGCGGCCAGCTGCTGAAAATCCAGGACCGCAAGGAATCCTGGTATTGCTATGGCCCGACCCACGAGGAAGTCATCACCGATTTCGCGCGCGCCGAACTCGCAAGCTATCGCCAGCTGCCGGTCACGTTCTTCCAGATCCAGACCAAGTTCCGCGACGAGATCCGCCCGCGCTTCGGGGTGATGCGTGCGCGCGAGTTCCTGATGAAGGATGCCTATTCGTTCGATATCGACGATGCCGGCATGGCGGCGCAATACCAGCGCATGTACGACGCCTACGTGCGCATCTTCACCCGCCTGCAGCTGGAATTCCGCGCGGTCGAGGCCGATACCGGCGCCATCGGCGGCAGCGCCTCGCATGAATTCCACGTTCTGGCCGATTCCGGCGAGGACGCGATCGCGTTTTCCACCGCGACCGATTACGCCGCCAACGTGGAACTGGCGCAGGCCGCCGAACCGGCAGCGCGCGCGGCACCGTCGGAGGACATGCGCCGGGTGGAAACCCCCACGCAGAAAACCTGCGACGACGTCGCCGCGCTGCTTGGCATTCCGCTGGCGCGCACCGTGCGCACCGTAGCGGTGATGGGTGCAGAGGGTTTCACCGTGGTGCTGATGCGCGGCGACCACGCGCTCAACGAGATCAAGCTGGCCAAGCTGCCGGGCCTGGGCGATTACCGGATGGCCACCGAGGCCGAAATCGCCGATCACCTCGGCAGCGAGCCCGGCTTCCTGGGTCCGGTCGCGCCGGCGCGGGCGATCCGCGTGGTCGCCGATCGCGAGGTCGCGGCCATGGCCGATTTCGTCGTCGGCGCCAACGTGCCGGGTTTCCACCTGGCCGGGGTCAACTGGGGCCGCGACCTGCCCGAGCCCGACTCTGTCGCCGACCTGCGCAACGTCGCCGAGGGCGACCGCGCGACGGACGGCGGCGAGATCCGCATCGCCCGCGGTATCGAGGTCGGCCATGTGTTCCAGCTCGGCCGCCGCTATGCCGAGGCGATGGGTTTCACCGTGCTCGACGAACAGGGCAAGGCGGTCGTGCCTGCGATGGGCTGTTACGGCATCGGGGTGTCGCGGATCGTCGCCGCCGCGATCGAGCAGAACCATGACGAGGCCGGGATTATCTGGCCGGAGCCGATGGCGCCGTGGCAGGTCGCGGTCTGCGTGATCAACCCCAAGCAGAATCCGGATGTCGACGAGGCCGCCGAGGCCCTGCACCGCGAACTGCGCTCAGCCGGCCTCGACGTGGTGCTGGACGATCGCGGCCTGCGGCCGGGGCCGATGTTCGCGGATATCGAACTGATCGGCATCCCGCACCGGGTGGTGGTGTCCGAGCGCGGGCTGGCCGCGGGCACGTTCGAATACCGCGCGCGCCGCGGCGGCGATTCGGAAAACCTCGATCGCGGCACCCTGATGACCCGTCTCGGGATCGCAGATTAG
- a CDS encoding DNA polymerase III subunit chi — protein MPRADFYLIAKPRFRDEPLRLVAELARKAYDSGQWTLVLARDQAQAEAIDDQLWDMGDDVFIPHQIAGDEEDDECPVLIATPACDPSLRALVINLRDDAVADGFERVLEVVPADPAAREPLRERWKQYRARGIEPAKHDM, from the coding sequence ATGCCACGCGCCGACTTCTACCTCATCGCCAAGCCGCGCTTCCGCGACGAGCCGCTGCGGCTGGTCGCCGAACTCGCGCGCAAGGCCTACGACAGCGGCCAGTGGACGCTGGTGCTCGCCCGCGACCAGGCCCAGGCCGAGGCGATCGACGACCAGCTGTGGGACATGGGCGACGACGTCTTCATTCCGCACCAGATCGCCGGTGACGAGGAAGACGACGAATGCCCGGTGCTGATCGCCACGCCGGCCTGCGACCCGTCGCTGCGCGCGCTGGTGATCAACCTGCGCGATGACGCGGTGGCGGACGGCTTCGAGCGCGTGCTCGAGGTGGTGCCGGCCGATCCCGCCGCCCGCGAGCCGCTGCGCGAACGCTGGAAGCAGTACCGCGCACGCGGCATCGAGCCGGCCAAGCACGACATGTGA